The nucleotide sequence TTCGCCTGATAACGAATTTTACCCTCAACATTCAATCCATCTTCAAAACTGTCAATATGTACAAGATTAATTTTATCAATTATGGCATTCCTAAAAAATAAATCTTCCTCATCTCCAATAACAATTTCATTAGTCTTAGCATTTATATCTATAACATACGCTGGTTTTCCAAGTGATAAATTAAGACCCTTTCTCTGCCCTATTGTATAATAAACAATTCCTTTATGCTCCCCTAGTATCTCACCATCTTTATTAACAAACTTTCCTTTAACAACCTTTTCTATGTTTGATATAAAATTTCCATGGTTTCCATCAGGAACAAAACAAATTTCCTCACTATCTTTTTTGTTATGTATATCCATACCAATTTCCTTAGCAATTTGTCGAACTTGCTCTTTTGTATATTTCCCACACGGCATCAAAATATTCTTTAATTGATCTTGTTTAAGAACATACAGCATGTATGTTTGATCTTTTTTGTGATCAATCCCTCTTTTTAATATGAATTTTCCATCAACTTCTTCAATGTTTGCATAATGTCCCGTTGCTATATAGTCAGCACCTAAATTTTTAGCTCCTTTTAGAAATTCTCCAAATTTTATATGTCTATTACATTCAACGCAAGGGTTTGGAGTATTACCACCCAAATAATCATTTACAAAATAATCAACTACCTTATCTTTAAATACATCTTTGTAATTCAAAACATAAAAAGGTATATTTAGGAGCTCTGCAACTTTACGAGCATCAAGAACTGATGAAAGAGAACAACATCCACCTTCTTGAAGTAAATAAACTTCATCATTCTGTGATAAATTCAACATAATGCCTATAACTTCATATCCTTCTTTTTTCAATAGATACGCAGCAACTGCACTATCAACTCCACCACTCAAACCAATAACAACTCTCTTTTTATCCAAAACATATCACCCAAACCACAATCTTTTATCCTCTATATCTCTTAACTATAATCTTTAATTCCTCAAGTACATAATCTATATCCGATATTTTTGAATTTTTCCCCAAAGTAAACCTAACAGAACCTTGAGCCTCCAACGGAGAAAGACCTATAGCTTGAAGTACATGTGACGAATTCACAGATCCAGAATTACAAGAACTACCACTGGAGGCACATATTCCTTTTAAATCTAAAGCTAAAAGTATTCCCTCGTCTTTAATTCCGTCAAAACAAACATTTATATTATTGTTTGTTCTGTATTCAAGCGATCCATTTATACGACTATTTGGTATTTCCTTCAAAATCCTATCAATCATATAATCTCTAAGTTCTCTAAGTTTTTCATTCTCTTCTTCTCTTTCTCTGCAAGCAAGCTCAATTGCCTTACTAATACCAACAATACCATAAACATTTTCAGTACCAGATCTACGACCTTTCTCCTGACTTCCACCATGTATATAATTTTCAATATTTGTTCCCTCTTTTATGTACAAAACCCCAATTCCTTTAGGAGCATATATTTTATGACCCGATATAGATAATAAATTTACAAATTTATATTTATCGAGCGATATATCAATTTTCCCTATAGCTTGTATCGCATCAGTGTGAAAAATAACATTTCTATCATGACAAACTTTTGATATAGCATCAACATCTTGAATAGTTCCTATTTCATTGTTAACAAAAGCAACAGAAACAAGTATTGTTTTATCAGTAATTGCATTAATTACGTCGTTTACATTAACAATACCATCAGAATTAACATCTAAATATGTAACCTTAAATCCATTTTGCTCTAAATATTTGCAAGTATACAAAACAGAATGATGTTCTATCTTTGCTATTATAATATGATTGCCTTTTTTTCTATTAGCAAAAGCAACTCCCTTAATCGCCCAATTATTCGACTCTGTTCCACCACTTGTAAAAAATATTTCTTTCCTTTGACATTTTAAAGCATTAGCAATATTTTCTCTAGAATGTTCTATTGCATTCTTGGCAATTCTTGAAAATTCATGTATGCCCGAAGGGTTTCCAAAATTATCAAAAAGATATGGCTTCATTTCTTTCATAACTTCATCTCTTAAAAAAGTCGTAGCAGCATAATCCATATAAATTCGTTCATTCATTGATATCAACCCCTATATTAATAAAATTTAATTTATTATGTTCATCTATTATATCTTGAAGTGTAACCGATGAAAAAATATTGTTAATAGCATCTCTTATTTTAACCCACAAAACACGTGTAGCACATCTATCCAAATTATCACAAGTCGAATTGTTTTCGGCACAATCCGATATATTAATAGGTCCTTCGACTACATCTATAATATCCTTAATTGTAATTTCTTTAGGTTTTCTTGTTAATGAATATCCTCCCTTAGCACCTCTAACACTTTTAATAAGGTTCGCTTTCTTAAGAGTAGAAAACAATTGTTCTAAATAAAGTTCGGATATCTTTTGTTTCTGTGCGATACTACGTACAGACATCATTTCAGTATCATAAGACAGAGCAAGCTCAAGCATTGCCTTTATTCCATATCTACCTCTAGTAGACATTTTCATGTTAATTCTCCTTAAACTCTATAATAATTCAAAATTATAACAATTTCATTTTTTATAGTCAACATGACCCACCCATATAAAAATAAAAAATCTAATCTTAATAAACAATCAGATTAGATTTTTAAAATTACTCAATTCCATATTGTCCAATTTTTCTAAATTTTTGATATCTTTCCTCTTTAATTTCATTTCCTGATTTATTTTTAAATCTATTAATAAAGTCAACTATATCTTTCTTCAAAGATTCAGCAACCTTTTCTTTAGTCACATGTGCCCCTTCGCCGTATTCATCAATTATCTTATCTACAATTCCCAATTTCTTTAAATCGTAAGATGTGAGTTTCAAAACATCAGCGGCCTCTTTAAACTTACTAGAATCTTTCCACAAAATACTTGCACACGCTTCTGGAGATATTACTGAATAAATTGAGTTTTCAAGCATCCAAATTTCATTAGCTATAGAAATACCCAAAGCTCCACCACTTCCACCTTCAGATATTACAATCGATAATATAGGACAAGTAAATCCCATCATTTCAAACAAATTTTTTGCAATAGCTTCACCCTGTCCTCTTTCTTCGGCTTGTTTACCACAAAATGCACCAGGAGTATCAACAAAAGTTATTATTGGTCTATTAAATTTATTCGCCTGTTTCATAAGCCTTAAAGCTTTACGATATCCTTCAGGATTAGTCATACCAAAATTTCTCATAATATTATCTTTGGTATTTTCCCCCTTCATTTGTGAAATTATCGTTACAGGCATATCATCTATAAATCCAATTCCTCCAATCAAAGCTTTATCATCTGAATAATATCGATCACCATGAAATTCTTCAAACGAATCAAATATATTTTCTAAATAAAATTTAGCCGTAGGACGCATAGGCATTCTTGCAAGTAAAACCCTATCCCAAATACTCAAATTACTCATTCACATCTCTCCTATGTGCCTTTAATATATAAGTTATGATATTTTTCAAATCTTTTCTATGTACTATTTTATCTAGAAAACCTTTCTCTAAAAGGAATTCAGCTTTTTGAAAATTATCTGGCAATCTTTCATTAATGGTCTTCTCTATAACTCTTTTCCCCGCAAACGCAATATAAGCATTGGGTTCACTTATTATTATGTCCCCAAGCATAGCAAAACTCGCCGTCACTCCACCTGTTGTAGGATCTGTTATAACTGTTAAATAGATAAGACCACTATCAGATAATTTTTTAAGAGCCGCACTAATCTTAGCCATTTGCATTAAAGACAATGTTCCTTCTTGCATTCTCGCTCCACCAGATGCCGTGAAAATTATAACAGGAAGTTTATGTTCTATAGCATACTCTATGGCTCTAGTTATTTTCTCACCAACAACACTCCCCATGCTACCAATCATAAAAAAACTATTCATAACGCATACAACAGTTTTATACCCTCCGATTGAACATTTTCCAGAAACAACAGCATCCTTTTCATTTGAAACATTCTTAGCATCTTGAAGTTTTTTATCATAGTAAGGAAAATCCAATGGATTAACACTAACCATGTCGTTGTCAAATTCTTCAAAAGTATTCTGATCTGCCAAATATCTAATTCTATCTCTAGGACTTAACCTAAAATGATGCTCGCAAAATGGACAAACCATTAAATTATCTTGAATATCCTCTTTATATAAAATTCTTGAGCAATTATTACATTTAATCCAACGATCATTTGGAATATAAACCTTTCTCTCTTCCTCAAAAGGCATCGTACTTACAGTAACATATTTATTTTTCTTAAAAAAATCGATTATCATCATTTGATATTCACCAACTTATTCAAAAATCCTGTATTATAATTTCCTCTAGCAAAATCTTCGTCATTTAAAATATCAAAATGGAAATCAATATTACTTGTAATCCCATCGATAATAAATTCAGCCAATGATCTCTTCATTTTCATTATGGCTTCATCTCTCGTATTCCCATGAACAATAAGCTTCGCAATCATTGAATCATAAAACGGAGGTATTGTATATCCTTGATAAACAGCACTATCCAATCTAACGCCAAACCCCCCTGGAACATTCAACTGATCTATCTTACCTGGACATGGAGCAAAATTTCTATTAACATCTTCAGCATTAATTCTGCATTCAATTGAATGCCCTTTTATTTTTAAATCACTTTGGGTAAAAGACAATTTTTTACCACTAGCAATTTTAATTTGCTCTTTTATTAAATCTATTCCTGTTATCATTTCTGTTATAGGATGCTCCACTTGAATACGTGTATTCATTTCCATAAAATAAAAGTTTTTATTGTCATCAACCAAAAACTCAATTGTACCTGCATTTACATAATTAACAATTTTGCAAATCTTAACAGCAACTTCACCCATTTTCTTTCTTGTATCCTCATCCAAAAATGCAGAAGGTGCTTCTTCAACTATTTTTTGATTTTTTCTCTGAACTGAACAATCACGTTCAAATAAATGCACAACATTCCCGAAATCATCTGCTAAGACTTGAAATTCTATGTGATGTGGATTTCTGATATACTTTTCTATGTACACTACATCATTATTAAAACACGCAAGTGCCTCAGCTTTTGCCATTAAATATGAATCTTTAAAATCCTCTTCATTTTCTACAATTCGAATACCCTTACCACCTCCACCAAGTGCAGCTTTTATCATAACCGGAAAACCAATTGACTTAGCTATCTCAAATGCATAATGCTCATCTTTCAAATATCCTTCATAACCATCAACAATTGGAATGCCATTTTTTTTCATTGTAATCCTAGCATTTGCTTTATCCCCCATCATATCCATAGTTTTCGGATTAGGTCCTATAAATATAATGTTGCAATCCTTACACATTTTAGCAAATTTAGAATTTTCAGAAAGGAATCCAAACCCAGGATGAATGGCCTCTGCCCCACTAAGCGAAGTAGCTTCTAAAATATTTGGTATATTTAAATAAGAATCTCTAGCCGAATTTGGACCTATACAAATAGCTTCATCAGCAAGTTGAGTATGTAGTGCTTCCTTATCAGCTTCTGAATAGACAGCCACAGAAATTATACCTAATTCTTTGCACGCCCTTATTATTCTTACAGCTATCTCTCCTCTATTTGCAATTAAAATCTTATTTATCATAAAAATCTCCTAACTACTTAATAGCAAACAATATTTCTGCTTCACAAGCAATTTCACCGTTTACCTTAGCAACACCTGCTGCTTTCCCAAAACCAGATCTTATTTTCAAAATTTCACATTTAAGTTCTAAAACATCTCCTGGAACAACAATCCTTCTGAACCTTATCTTATCTGCTCCAGCAAAAAAAGCGAGCTTGCCTTTATATTCATCGCTTGCAAGTATAACTGCTGCACCTGTCTGAGCCAATGCTTCCAAAATCAACACTCCAGGCATTACGGGTTGAGATGGGAAATGACCTTGGAAGAAATTTTCATTAAAAGTAACATTTTTTATTGCTGTAACACTTTTATTCTCCTCAATGTCCACTATCTTATCTATGAGCAAAAAAGGATACCTGTGAGGAACAATCTTTAGTATTTCTGTTATATCAACTACCTTTTTCATTTGAAAATTCACCTTCTATTAATACTTTTTAATTTTAAATAATTTTTGTCCAAATTCCACCATTTGTGAATCTTTAACTAAAACTTCCAAAACTTTTCCCGAAAATTCACTTTCAATTTCATTCATTAACTTCATAGCTTCAACTATACATACAGTATCACCGCAAGATACACTCTGACCTACAGAAAAATAAGGTTGTTTCCCAGGAGCAGGTGACAAATAAACAGTTCCAACCATAGGGGATGTTATGTATTCAACATTTTCTTCAGAAACTTCTTCCTTGATTTCATTTAATGAATTTTTAGGTATTTCTATCTTGTTAACCTCATCTTTTACATTATTATTTACACTAGTTTTAGCAATTTGATTAACTGAACCAGTATCTAAACGATTCGATTCTTTATCAAGTTTTAAATATAAATCTTGATAATTTATCTCCATTAAAGAAAGGGTAGAATTATTTATCTTATCTATAAGCTCCATTATTTCTTTAAAAGATATCATTCTTTAACCCCTCCATTTCTTAAATAATAATACTGCATTATGTCCACCAAAACCCAAAGAATTAGACAATGCATAGTTCACTTCTTTTTCAATTCCTTTGTTTGGAACATAATTTAAATCGCACTCATCATCCTTAACTTTATATCCTGCTGTAGGATGTATAAAATTTTCTTCACATGATTTGATACAAGCTATAGCCTCAACAGCACCTGAAGCTCCCAAAAGATGTCCAGTCATAGATTTCGTTGAACTAACAGCAAGATTATACGCATGTTCCTTGAAAACTTTTTTAATAGCGCTAGTCTCAACAGCATCATTAATTTTAGTACTCGTTCCGTGTGCATTTATGTAATCCACCTGATTATAAGATATACCAGCCTCATCCAAAGCATTTTGCATGGCTTTAGCACTCATCTCACCATCTGGCATCGGGGCAGTAATGTGATAAGCATCTGTAGTTGAAGAGTATCCAACTATCTCAGCGTAAATATGTGCATTTCTTTTTCGTGCATTATCTAAAGTTTCCAATATTAATATACCTGCACCCTCTCCCATAACAAAACCATTTCTCTCTTTGTCAAAAGGTATGGATGCTCTCTCAATATCATCAGTTGTATTCAAAGCAGTTAACGCCGTAAAACCACCCAAAGCCAAACTAGTTATCGCAGACTCACTTCCACCAGTTAAACAAATATCAAGATATCCATGTTTCAGTAATCTATAAGCATCCCCAACTGAATGTGTAGAAGTAGCACAAGCAGTAACTACAGATTTACTTTCTCCCCTAGCTCCATATTTAATGGCAATATTCCCTGCAGCCATATTTATAATCAACTTTGGTATAGTCAATGGAGATAGCCGTACAGAATCTGTTTTCCTTATTTTATCTATAACATCCTCTAAAGTATTAAATCCTCCAACTCCAGATCCAACAATAACCCCAAATCTTTCTTTGTCGATACCATCTAAATCTATCTTCGAATCTTGCATAGCCTCCTCTGCTGCATATAATGCAAATGTGGAATAAGGATCTAATCTAGAACATTCTTTTGCATTAAGTCTTTTTGATACATCAAAATTTTTTATTGGTGCTATCACCTTAACTTTATCATTCCCAATATTTCTATCACCTATTGGATCTATTCCAACAACACCATTTTTAGCATTTTTCCAAAACTCAAAAACATCATTTCCTATGGGTGTAATGGCTCCCATTCCTGTAACAACAACTCTATTATTCATAAAGCACTTCCTCCTACATCACCATTCCGCCATCTACAGTTATAACTTGACCTGTTATATAGTCAGACAAATTACTAGCTAAAAACACTGCTAGATTTGATACATCCTCAGTTTTACCCATTTTTTTCAATGGTATATGAGATAAAATAGTTTCCTTAATTTCATCTTTCAATACATCTGTCATATCAGTTTCTATAAATCCTGGAGCTATAGCATTAACATTTATACCTCTTGAGCCCAATTCTTTTGCCAAAGATTTAGTCATCCCTATTATTCCTGCTTTAGATGCAGCGTAATTAACTTGTCCAGCATTTCCAATAATACCTATGACTGAACTAATATTTATAATTTTACCACTCTTTTGCTTAAGCATAATATTGGATACGTGTTTCGCGCAATTAAACGATCCTTTTAAATTCACATTAATTACATTATCAAATTCTTCTTCTTTCATCCTCATAATAAGTGTGTCTCTTGTTATCCCAGCATTATTAACCAAAATATCAATTTTCAAAAATTTTTCTTTGCAAAAATTTGTTAATTCCTCAGCAATAGAGAAATCACTCACATCACCTTTATGTAATAAGGCAACCCCACCATTTTGTTCAATCTCTTGTTTTACTTTTTCTGCTCCGATATCATCACTTCTATAATTTAAAACTACCTTAGCTCCATGCTTCGCAAAATTAATAGCTATAGATTTACCAATTCCTTTAGATGCCCCCGTAACAATTGCAACTTTGTCTTTAAGCATACCTACACCTCACTCAAAACTTTTAAAGATCTATTTAAAGATGATTCATCTTCTATATTTAACACTGTTACTTTTTTATCTATTTTCTTAACAAAACTTGATAAACTTTTCCCTGGGCCTATTTCAACAAAAGTATCAATTCCCATTCCAATAATTCTCAATATACTATCTTCCCAAAGAACAGAACTCATAATTTGATTAGACAGCAATTCACAAATCTTACTCATATCCATCTTTTCTGAAGTAACATTAGATATAACAGGAACTTTAAATTCAGAATTAAATTCTGTATTCTCCAACTCTGTTTTAAATTTCATCGCTGCCTCTTTAAGAAAACTTGTATGGAAAGGTGCTTTAATTGGAAGTCTTACACTCCTCAAAGCTCCTTTATCCTTAAACATTTTATCTGCCATATCAAGTGCAACAACTTCACCAGAAACGACAATTTGAGAAGGGCAATTATAATTTGCAATTTCCAAATGTCCATAAGACTTAACATCATCTATAACTTCCAATATTTTTTCCTTGCTTAATCCAATAACCGCTGTCATTCCATATAAATTTCCATCTAAAGAATTAACCATAAAATCTGCTCTTTTATTAACTAAAATAATCGCTTTTTCAAAATCCAAAGCACCTGAACACACAAGTGCTGAATACTCTCCCAAACTCAATCCAGCAGTACAAGATGGATTTATATTAACTAAACTTTTAAGTGCCTCAAGTATAGCAATACTTGTTGTCAATATAGCAGGTTGAGTTATTTTTGTATCACTTATTTCATCCATGCTACCATTAAATATTTTATCAGAAAGAGAAAACTCTAAAATTTCATTACTTTTTTCAAATATCTTTCTTGACTCAACAAAATTTTCGTAAAAATATTTTCCCATACCAACATACTGCGATCCTTGACCTGGAAATATAAACGCTACATTATTCATGATTTATTTCTCCTATGTTAATAATTACCATTCAATTAATATCGACCCATAAGTAAGTCCACCGCCAAAACCAACAAGTATAATCAAATCTCCCTTAGATAGATTTTGAGATTCGCTCAATTCAGTTAATGCAATTGGTATACTTGCCGCTGAAGTATTTCCATACTTATGCAAATTAATAAAAAATTTATCTACATCAATCTTTAATCGTTGAGAAGCTGATTCTATTATTCTTTTATTTGCTTGATGTGGCACAATAAACTTAATATCTTTTATAGAAATATTATTGTTTTTGAGCAATACATCAATTCCTTCAACCATAGATGAAACTGCAAATTTAAATACTTCTCTACCATCCATATGTATACTAAAATCACTATTAACCGATTCACCCAATATGAAATTAGATATAGGAACAGCTGCAGAAACTAAAGAATCAGATTTCTCCCCAACTGACCTTGTATATGTATCAACTATTTTATGTCCATTTTTAGATCTTTCAATATATGCAACACCTGCACCATCTCCAAACAAAACGCAGGTGTTCCTATCTTTCCAATCTATGATTTTCGATAACATTTCACTACCTATAACAATAGCATTTCTATATTTCTCGGATGATAAAAGAGCATCCGCCACAACAAGCCCATAAATAAAACCTGTGCATGCTGCATTTAAATCAAAAGCTGTAGCATTTGAAGCACCAATAGTTTTTTGAACTAAACAAGCACATGAAGGCGTGTTATTGTCAGGAGTAATAGTAGAAAAAATAATAAGATCTATATCTTTCGGATCCTTATTTAATTTATTTAATAATTTTTCTACTGACTTAGCCCCCAACACAGATGTATTTTCTGTAGAAATACGTCTTTCTCTTATACCAGTTCTACTGTATATCCACTCATCACTTGTATCAACCATTTTTTCTAATTCATTGTTAGTTAAAATTCTATCAGGCACATACATACTCATACCTAAAATGCAATTACGTATATAATTCATTTAAAATCTCCTCAGATTGTAATTAGCATTTTTAGTATATTACATTATAAAATACATGTCAACTCTTCCAGTTTTTTACATTTAAATTAATATCTAAATAAAGGGAATTGTTCTGTTATATCTCTTACACATTTTTTAAAATATTCAGAATTTTTTCCTCTATCCTTAATTACACCATCTATAATATCTGCTATTAACAACATTTCATTCTCACCAAATCCCCTTGTTGTAACTGCTGCAGTACCAATTCTTATACCACTTGTAATTAAAGCCCCACGTGTATCAAAAGGTATGCAATTTTTATTAACCGTAATACCTATACTATCTAATAACATTTCACATTCTTTTCCTGTTATATTTTTATTTGTTAGATCAATCAAAATCAAATGATTATCCGTACCATTGGATACTAATTTAAAATCTCTCTTTTTTAATTCTTCAGCCAACTTATTTGAATTTTTAATTATTCTTTTTGCATATTCCTTAAAATTATCACTCATAGCCTCTTTAAAACAAATTGCTTTAGCTGCAATCACATGCATTAAAGGACCCCCCTGAATTCCAGGGAATATAGCCTTATCAATCTTTTCTCCATATTCTTTTTTAGCAAGTATAGCTCCCCCACGTGGACCACGTAAAGTCTTATGTGTAGTAGTTGTAACAAAATCTGCATATGGCACCGGATTTTCATGAACACCACCTGCTATAAGTCCAGCTATATGTGCCATATCAACCATCATATAAGCTCCAACCTCATCACAAATTTCTCTAAACTTTTTAAAATCAATTTTTCTAGCATATGCACTATAACCACAAACAATCAATTTAGGTTTAACATTTAAAGCTAAAGTCCTAACCTCATCATATTCTATAACACCTGTTTCTTTATTCACTCCATAAAATTTAAAATTATAAGTCTTTCCTGAAAAATTAACCGAACTTCCGTGAGTTAAATGCCCTCCATGACTTAAATTCATTGATAAAATAGTATCATTGTGTTTCAAAACCGAAGAATAAACCGCCATATTAGCTTGTGATCCAGAATGTGGTTGCACATTTGCGTATTCAGCATTAAACAATAATTTCATCCTATTTATAGCCAAATCTTCAATTTTATCTACAACTTCACACCCACCATAATATCTTCTGTTTGGATAACCTTCAGCATATTTATTTGTTAAAATAGTTCCCATAGCACTTAACACATCATTACTAACAAAATTTTCAGAAGCAATAAGTTCTATATTATTAATTTGCCTATCCTGTTCATCTAAAATTAAGTTAGCTATTTCTCTATCTATTATCATCTATATCATCTCCTAAATTTAATTATAAAAAATAATGCTATGATAACATACCACTTTATCAAAGCAATTACATTAAACATAGCATTCTATTCAACAAATTTTCATTTCTCTATATTTATTCCAAGTTCACGTAGTTGCATATCATCAACTTTACCTGGTGCACTTGATAACAAACACTCACCTTTTTTGTTTTTAGGAAATGCTATAACATCTTTTATATCATTAACATTAGCCAAAAACATAATAATCCTATCAAGTCCAAAAGCAATTCCTCCATGTGGTGGAGTTCCATATTTTAAAGCTTCTACAAAAAAACCAAATTTTTCATTAACTTCATATTCCGAAAGTCCCAATGCCTCAAACATTTTATTTTGGATTAAGTCATTATGTATCCTTATACTTCCTCCCCCAATTTCCTCCCCATTCAAAACTAAATCATAAGCTTTAGCCCTAATCTTAGAATATTCCTTAGTTTCAAAATATTTAATGTCATCTTCATTAGGCATAGTAAATGGATGATGTGATGCGTAATATCTTCCGTCCTCCTCGCTGTACTCATAAAGTGGAAAATCTTTTACCCACAAAAATTTAAATTCTGTATTATCTTTAAGTATTCCAAGCATATCAGCAAGTTCAAGTCTTAAAGCTCCCAATGCACTTAACACAGTTTTCTTTATTCCTGGAATTATAAACAAGCAATCATTATTCTTCAATTCATACTTTTCTATAAGCATATTTTTATAATCATCAGTCAAAAATTTATTAATTGAGGACACAATCTGATCATCTTTATATCTTATATAAATTAATCCCTTAGCATTAAAGTGATCTTTTACAAAAGAGTTAAGGGCATCTAACTGTTTTCTAGTAAAATCAACTCCCTTAGCCTTTATCGCCCTTATCTCCAAGTAATTTTCAATGCATTCCTTAAACATAGGAAAATCTGAATTAACAAAATCATCCTTAACATCTATAATCTGCATATCAAATCTTAAATCTGGTTTATCTGTTCCATATTTATCCATACATTCTTCATAACTTAACTCAATAAATTTATCTTTAATATTTAAATCAAGCATAGAATTGAAAACATGTTTAATGAGCAATTCCATCTTTTCCTTAACATCATCTTCATCGACAAAACTCATTTCAATATCAACTTGAGTAAATTCTGGCTGCCTATTCGATCTAAGATCTTCATCTCTAAAACATGTAGCCACTTGATAGTATTTATCAAAACCACTTACCATTAATAATTGCTTAAAAATTTGGGGTGACTGAGGTAAAGCATAAAACCTCCCCTTATTAAGCCTACTAGGAACTAAAAAATCTCTTGCTCCTTCTGGAGTACTTTTATTCAATATTGGTGTACTAACTTCTGTAAAACCATCATTATGTAAAAATCCTCTAAATAAATTAAGTGCCTTACTCCTAATCCTAAATATGTCTTGATATTTATTATTTCTTAGAGAAATAT is from Candidatus Arthromitus sp. SFB-rat-Yit and encodes:
- the aspS gene encoding aspartate--tRNA ligase codes for the protein MEFKKMRRTEYCGVIDRRYLDQQVVLEGWVNKKRNLGSLIFVDLRDREGIVQIVFKEGSSIFDIGDCLKPEYCIKVRGIVKERESKNPQIKNGDIEVICDDIEIYSKSEQLPFMIDDGFEVNDNLKLKYRYISLRNNKYQDIFRIRSKALNLFRGFLHNDGFTEVSTPILNKSTPEGARDFLVPSRLNKGRFYALPQSPQIFKQLLMVSGFDKYYQVATCFRDEDLRSNRQPEFTQVDIEMSFVDEDDVKEKMELLIKHVFNSMLDLNIKDKFIELSYEECMDKYGTDKPDLRFDMQIIDVKDDFVNSDFPMFKECIENYLEIRAIKAKGVDFTRKQLDALNSFVKDHFNAKGLIYIRYKDDQIVSSINKFLTDDYKNMLIEKYELKNNDCLFIIPGIKKTVLSALGALRLELADMLGILKDNTEFKFLWVKDFPLYEYSEEDGRYYASHHPFTMPNEDDIKYFETKEYSKIRAKAYDLVLNGEEIGGGSIRIHNDLIQNKMFEALGLSEYEVNEKFGFFVEALKYGTPPHGGIAFGLDRIIMFLANVNDIKDVIAFPKNKKGECLLSSAPGKVDDMQLRELGINIEK